A section of the Triticum dicoccoides isolate Atlit2015 ecotype Zavitan chromosome 7A, WEW_v2.0, whole genome shotgun sequence genome encodes:
- the LOC119329298 gene encoding replication termination factor 2-like — MAPATGATRAVVLRLDDLSLPPRYLTVASHLPVSDLLSFLPLPSSSFYLTTDGRPLAPSAPVASLAPSGSLQLRLRALRGGGGDGGSTCAESRDCYLSMYLAKKPDKADPNEARLSRFTCCALSGEPLAAPAVVDRLGNLFNKEALVEALIHKRLPKALSHIRGLKDMIPIHLHPKPNAADQEVRFQCPVTGFEFNGKSQFLTLRGCGHVLSVKALKEVKSSSCLVCHKEFDEADKMPINGTEEEVEVLRQRMEEERGKLKEKKDKKLANGLSGSKHAVAAVADAEKLENGKEGEAAPAKRFKAADHAPAHANKKVYASIFTSSNKSDFRETYSCRSLPLGRN, encoded by the coding sequence ATGGCGCCCGCCACCGGCGCGACCCGGGCCGTGGTCCTCCGCCTCGACGACCTGTCCCTCCCGCCGCGGTACCTCACCGTCGCGTCCCACCTCCCCGTCTCCGACCTCCTCAgcttcctccccctcccctcctcctccttctaccTCACCACCGACGGCCGCCCGCTCGCGCCCTCCGCGCCCGTCGCCTCCCTCGCGCCGTCCGGCTCGCTCCAGCTCCGCCTCCGCGCGCtccgcggcgggggcggcgatggcGGGTCCACCTGCGCCGAGTCCCGCGACTGCTACCTCTCCATGTACCTCGCGAAGAAGCCCGACAAGGCCGACCCCAACGAGGCCCGGCTCTCCCGCTTCACCTGCTGCGCGCTCTCGGGGGAGCCCCTTGCCGCGCCCGCCGTCGTGGATCGCCTCGGCAACCTGTTCAACAAGGAGGCCCTCGTCGAGGCGCTCATCCACAAGCGCCTGCCCAAGGCGCTCTCGCACATCCGTGGGCTCAAGGACATGATCCCCATCCACCTGCACCCCAAGCCCAACGCGGCGGACCAGGAGGTCCGTTTCCAGTGCCCAGTCACTGGGTTCGAGTTCAACGGCAAGTCCCAGTTCCTCACGCTCCGTGGATGCGGCCACGTTCTGAGCGTGAAGGCTCTCAAGGAGGTGAAGTCGTCCTCGTGTTTGGTCTGCCATAAGGAGTTCGATGAGGCGGACAAGATGCCCATCAATGGGACCGAGGAGGAGGTGGAAGTGTTGAGGCAGAGGATGGAGGAGGAGAGAGGGAAGCTCAAGGAGAAGAAGGATAAGAAGCTGGCGAATGGGCTCAGTGGGAGTAAGCATGCTGTTGCTGCGGTTGCAGATGCTGAGAAGTTGGAGAATGGGAAGGAAGGGGAGGCTGCCCCAGCAAAGCGGTTTAAGGCTGCAGATCATGCACCGGCTCATGCAAACAAGAAAGTGTATGCGTCAATTTTCACTTCTTCCAATAAGTCTGATTTCAGGGAGACATACTCATGCCGGTCACTCCCCCTGGGAAGGAATTAA